Proteins encoded together in one Myxocyprinus asiaticus isolate MX2 ecotype Aquarium Trade chromosome 9, UBuf_Myxa_2, whole genome shotgun sequence window:
- the si:ch73-193c12.2 gene encoding eukaryotic translation initiation factor 3 subunit A, whose translation MRLVHSPLYDAKDRRRKHNAKQKQKTKMESEEVFKWTDANTTDLIVWRVSNNSLFTGKRNAAIKAFELYVKEKQLQGKVTPAWVRKKWENLKQKYKDLKSLSIVGGDTAIATWKWYAIMDGALSSEIPFSPLITPVHGSSSAQDAPPIKQRKEEDWMKALREMERRQEERERRSAEREDERDRRAAAREEERDRRAAERETERDRRATEREDEREREALEREMRREREMFAREERWEKEMLAREERQEREHREREERREREAAAREERLFKLLETFLANK comes from the exons ATGCGTTTGGTCCATTCACCTCTGTATGATGCGAAGGACAGGAGAAGAAAACACAatgctaaacaaaaacaaaaaactaaaatggaGTCGGAGGAAGTCTTTAAAT GGACTGATGCCAACACTACCGATCTGATTGTATGGCGAGTCAGCAACAACAGTCTGTTTACAGGCAAAAGAAATGCAGCCATCAAAGCCTTTGA ACTTTATGTCAAAGAGAAACAACTGCAAGGGAAAGTTACCCCTGCTTGGGTTAGAAAAAAGTGGGAGAATCTAAAACAGAAGTACAAG GACCTTAAGAGTCTCAGTATAGTTGGAGGGGACACAGCAATTGCAACCTGGAAGTGGTATGCAATCATGGATGGTGCACTGAGTTCCGAGATCCCTTTTAGCCCCCTCATTACACCGGTCCACGGGTCCTCATCCGCTCAGGATGCTCCTCCCATCAAGCAGAGGAAGGAGGAGGACTGGATGAAAGCCCTGCGGGAGATGGAGAGAAGACAGGAGGAACGAGAGAGACGATCGGCGGAGAGAGAGGACGAAAGAGACAGACGGGCCGCAGcaagagaggaggagagagaccGAAGGGCTGCAGAGAGGGAGACGGAACGGGATCGAAGGGCCACAGAGAGggaagatgagagagagagagaggcgctGGAGAGGGAGATGAGGAGAGAACGAGAGATGTTTGCGAGAGAGGAACGGTGGGAGAAAGAGATGCTGGCTAGAGAAGAGAGGCAGGAAAGGGagcacagagaaagagaggagaggagagaaaggGAAGCTGCTGCTAGAGAAGAAAGGCTCTTTAAACTCCTGGAGACATTTCTGGCCAACAAATAA